In Streptomyces thermolilacinus SPC6, a single genomic region encodes these proteins:
- a CDS encoding glycosyl hydrolase family 18 protein: MVGLATPAQAAASATATYTKVSDWGGGFEGKWTVKNTGTTTLSSWTVEWDFPTGTSVGSAWDATVTGSGNHWIAKNLSWNGTLAPGASVSFGFNGTGTGSPTGCKLNGESCDGGPSQPGDNPPSAPGTPTASGVTDTSVKLSWSAATDDKGVKNYDVLRGGAKVATVTGTTYTDTGLTAGTDYSYSVQARDTADQTGPASGSVAVRTTGGDQGPGPGPGPSSTVKMGYFTNWGVYGRNYHVKNLVTSGTASKITHINYAFGNVQNGKCTIGDAYADYDKAYTADQSVDGKADTWDQPLRGNFNQLRKLKAQYPHIKVLWSFGGWTWSGGFGQAVQNPAAFAQSCYDLVEDPRWADVFDGIDLDWEYPNACGLTCDTSGPAAFTKMMQAMRAKFGANNLVTAAITADASPGGKIDAAEYGPASQYIDWYNVMTYDFFGAWAAKGPTAPHSPLTTYPGIPQSGFTSAEAIAKLKAKGVPAKKLLLGIGFYGRGWTGVTQKEPGGTATGPAAGTYEQGIEDYKVLKNTCPANGTVAGTAYAHCGTNWWSYDTPATVQSKMAWAKGQGLGGAFYWEFSGDTANGELATAVHSGLG; encoded by the coding sequence ATGGTCGGCCTCGCCACCCCCGCCCAGGCGGCCGCCTCGGCGACCGCCACCTACACCAAGGTCTCCGACTGGGGTGGCGGCTTCGAGGGCAAGTGGACGGTGAAGAACACCGGCACCACAACGCTCTCCTCCTGGACCGTCGAGTGGGACTTCCCCACCGGCACGTCCGTCGGCTCCGCCTGGGACGCCACCGTCACCGGCAGCGGCAACCACTGGATCGCCAAGAACCTCTCCTGGAACGGCACGCTCGCCCCCGGCGCGTCCGTCTCCTTCGGGTTCAACGGCACCGGCACCGGCTCCCCCACCGGCTGCAAGCTGAACGGCGAGTCCTGTGACGGCGGCCCGAGCCAGCCCGGCGACAACCCGCCGTCGGCGCCCGGCACCCCGACCGCCTCGGGCGTCACCGACACGTCGGTGAAGCTGAGCTGGTCCGCGGCCACCGACGACAAGGGCGTCAAGAACTACGACGTCCTGCGCGGCGGCGCCAAGGTCGCCACCGTCACCGGTACGACGTACACGGACACCGGCCTGACCGCCGGCACCGACTACTCGTACAGCGTCCAGGCCCGTGACACGGCCGACCAGACCGGCCCGGCCAGCGGCTCCGTCGCGGTCCGCACGACCGGCGGCGACCAGGGCCCCGGCCCTGGCCCCGGCCCGTCGTCCACCGTCAAGATGGGCTACTTCACCAACTGGGGCGTCTACGGCCGCAACTACCACGTCAAGAACCTGGTGACGTCCGGTACGGCCAGCAAGATCACGCACATCAACTACGCCTTCGGCAACGTCCAGAACGGCAAGTGCACCATCGGCGACGCCTACGCGGACTACGACAAGGCGTACACCGCCGACCAGTCCGTGGACGGCAAGGCCGACACCTGGGACCAGCCGCTGCGCGGCAACTTCAACCAGCTGCGCAAGCTGAAGGCCCAGTACCCGCACATCAAGGTGCTGTGGTCGTTCGGCGGCTGGACCTGGTCCGGCGGCTTCGGCCAGGCCGTGCAGAACCCGGCGGCCTTCGCCCAGTCCTGCTACGACCTGGTGGAGGACCCGCGCTGGGCCGACGTCTTCGACGGAATCGACCTGGACTGGGAGTACCCGAACGCCTGCGGTCTGACCTGCGACACCAGCGGCCCGGCCGCGTTCACCAAGATGATGCAGGCCATGCGCGCCAAGTTCGGCGCCAACAACCTGGTCACCGCGGCGATCACCGCCGACGCCTCCCCCGGCGGCAAGATCGACGCCGCCGAGTACGGCCCGGCCTCGCAGTACATCGACTGGTACAACGTGATGACGTACGACTTCTTCGGCGCCTGGGCGGCGAAGGGCCCGACGGCCCCGCACTCGCCGCTGACCACCTACCCGGGCATCCCGCAGTCCGGCTTCACCTCGGCCGAGGCGATCGCCAAGCTGAAGGCGAAGGGCGTGCCCGCCAAGAAGCTGCTGCTCGGCATCGGCTTCTACGGGCGCGGCTGGACCGGCGTCACCCAGAAGGAGCCGGGCGGCACCGCCACGGGCCCGGCGGCCGGCACGTACGAGCAGGGCATCGAGGACTACAAGGTCCTCAAGAACACCTGCCCGGCGAACGGCACCGTGGCCGGCACGGCGTACGCCCACTGCGGCACCAACTGGTGGAGCTACGACACCCCGGCGACGGTCCAGTCGAAGATGGCCTGGGCCAAGGGCCAGGGCCTCGGCGGCGCCTTCTACTGGGAGTTCAGCGGCGACACGGCCAACGGTGAACTGGCCACGGCCGTCCACTCCGGCCTCGGATAA
- a CDS encoding DUF2550 domain-containing protein, which produces MFLALLVSALVVALVVIGLFVFGLRRRLIQRSGGTFDCSLRWNVPEEGDTSGKGWVYGVARYSGDQIGWFRVFSYAPRPRRILERSSIEVLDRRMPEGEEELALLSDSVVLGCLHRGTRLELAMSEDALTGFLAWLEAAPPGQRVNVA; this is translated from the coding sequence ATGTTCCTCGCTCTGCTGGTGAGCGCACTGGTCGTCGCGCTGGTGGTGATCGGGCTCTTCGTCTTCGGCCTGCGCCGGCGGCTGATCCAGCGGTCGGGCGGCACGTTCGACTGCAGCCTCCGCTGGAACGTCCCCGAGGAGGGCGACACGTCCGGCAAGGGCTGGGTGTACGGGGTGGCCCGGTACAGCGGTGATCAGATCGGCTGGTTCCGGGTCTTCTCGTATGCGCCCCGGCCGCGCCGCATCCTGGAGCGCTCCTCCATCGAGGTCCTGGACCGCCGTATGCCGGAGGGCGAGGAGGAGCTGGCGCTCCTGTCGGACTCCGTCGTGCTGGGCTGTCTGCACCGCGGGACGCGCCTGGAGCTCGCCATGAGCGAGGACGCCCTCACCGGTTTCCTCGCCTGGCTGGAGGCGGCGCCCCCCGGCCAACGGGTGAATGTGGCGTAG
- the atpD gene encoding F0F1 ATP synthase subunit beta produces the protein MTTTVETAAATGRVARVIGPVVDVEFPVDAMPEIYNALTVEVDDPAEEGKRKTLTLEVAQHLGDGIIRAISMQPTDGLVRQAPVTDTGKGISVPVGDFTKGKVFNTLGEVLNHPEANAEVTERWPIHRKAPAFDQLESKTEMFETGLKVVDLLTPYVKGGKIGLFGGAGVGKTVLIQEMIMRVANLHEGVSVFAGVGERTREGNDLIAEMEESGVLDKTALVFGQMDEPPGTRLRVALAGLTMAEYFRDVQKQDVLFFIDNIFRFTQAGSEVSTLLGRMPSAVGYQPNLADEMGLLQERITSTRGHSITSMQAIYVPADDLTDPAPATTFAHLDATTVLSRPISEKGIYPAVDPLDSTSRILDPRYIAQDHYDAAMRVKGILQKYKDLQDIIAILGIDELGEEDKLVVHRARRVERFLSQNTHAAKQFTGVDGSDVPLDESIAAFNAICDGEYDHFPEQAFFMCGGLEDLKKNAKDLGVS, from the coding sequence ATGACGACCACTGTTGAGACGGCCGCCGCCACGGGCCGCGTCGCCCGGGTCATCGGCCCGGTCGTCGACGTGGAGTTCCCCGTCGACGCGATGCCGGAGATCTACAACGCGCTGACGGTCGAGGTCGACGACCCGGCCGAGGAGGGCAAGCGCAAGACGCTGACGCTCGAGGTCGCGCAGCACCTCGGCGACGGCATCATCCGCGCCATCTCCATGCAGCCCACCGACGGTCTGGTCCGCCAGGCCCCGGTGACCGACACGGGCAAGGGCATCTCCGTCCCGGTCGGCGACTTCACCAAGGGCAAGGTGTTCAACACCCTCGGTGAGGTGCTGAACCACCCCGAGGCGAACGCCGAGGTCACCGAGCGCTGGCCGATCCACCGCAAGGCCCCCGCCTTCGACCAGCTCGAGTCCAAGACCGAGATGTTCGAGACCGGTCTGAAGGTCGTCGACCTTCTCACCCCGTACGTCAAGGGTGGAAAGATCGGTCTGTTCGGTGGCGCCGGTGTCGGCAAGACCGTGCTGATCCAGGAAATGATCATGCGTGTCGCCAACCTCCACGAGGGCGTTTCCGTCTTCGCGGGCGTCGGTGAGCGCACCCGTGAGGGCAATGACCTGATCGCGGAGATGGAGGAGTCCGGCGTTCTGGACAAGACCGCCCTGGTCTTCGGTCAGATGGACGAGCCCCCGGGCACCCGTCTGCGCGTCGCCCTGGCCGGTCTGACGATGGCGGAGTACTTCCGCGACGTCCAGAAGCAGGACGTGCTCTTCTTCATCGACAACATCTTCCGGTTCACCCAGGCCGGTTCCGAGGTGTCCACCCTGCTCGGCCGTATGCCGTCCGCGGTGGGTTACCAGCCGAACCTGGCCGACGAGATGGGTCTCCTCCAGGAGCGCATCACGTCGACCCGCGGTCACTCGATCACCTCGATGCAGGCGATCTACGTCCCCGCCGACGACCTGACCGACCCGGCCCCGGCCACCACCTTCGCCCACCTCGACGCGACGACGGTTCTCTCCCGTCCGATCTCCGAGAAGGGCATCTACCCGGCCGTGGACCCGCTGGACTCCACGTCCCGGATCCTGGACCCGCGCTACATCGCGCAGGACCACTACGACGCCGCCATGCGCGTCAAGGGCATCCTGCAGAAGTACAAGGACCTCCAGGACATCATCGCGATCCTCGGTATCGACGAGCTGGGCGAAGAGGACAAGCTGGTCGTCCACCGCGCCCGTCGCGTCGAGCGCTTCCTGTCCCAGAACACCCACGCGGCGAAGCAGTTCACCGGCGTGGACGGTTCGGACGTGCCGCTCGACGAGTCGATCGCCGCGTTCAACGCGATCTGCGACGGTGAGTACGACCACTTCCCCGAGCAGGCCTTCTTCATGTGCGGTGGTCTCGAGGACCTCAAGAAGAACGCCAAGGACCTCGGCGTCTCCTGA
- a CDS encoding response regulator translates to MSSSDTAGGTGAPGRPVRVLVAEDQKAVRAGLVLILRSAPDIEVVGEAGDGEAAVRMARELRPDLVLMDVQMPLLDGVEATRRVVAEGLADVLVLTTFDLDEYVFGALRAGAAGFLLKNTEARDLIEGVRTVARGEGLIAPAVTRRLIAEFASPRPGRASGSGGAARSEGPGTPDRSVLDPLTRREREVLSCLGEGLSNAEVAVRLDMAEATVKTHVSRLLGKLGLRSRVQAAVLARELGL, encoded by the coding sequence ATGAGCTCGAGCGACACCGCGGGCGGCACCGGGGCGCCCGGCCGTCCCGTGCGGGTCCTGGTCGCGGAGGACCAGAAGGCGGTGCGCGCCGGTCTGGTGCTCATCCTGCGCAGCGCCCCGGACATCGAGGTCGTCGGCGAGGCCGGGGACGGCGAGGCTGCCGTGCGGATGGCCCGCGAACTGCGGCCCGACCTGGTGCTGATGGACGTTCAGATGCCCTTGCTGGACGGGGTGGAGGCGACCCGGCGGGTGGTGGCCGAGGGCCTCGCCGACGTGCTGGTGCTGACCACCTTCGACCTGGACGAGTACGTCTTCGGGGCTCTGCGCGCGGGCGCCGCCGGGTTCCTGCTGAAGAACACCGAGGCGCGGGACCTGATCGAGGGCGTACGGACGGTGGCGCGCGGCGAGGGCCTGATCGCCCCGGCGGTGACCCGGCGGCTCATCGCCGAGTTCGCGTCGCCCCGGCCGGGCCGGGCCTCCGGGTCGGGCGGGGCGGCGCGCTCGGAGGGTCCCGGGACGCCCGACCGCAGCGTGCTCGACCCGCTGACGCGGCGGGAACGGGAAGTGTTGTCGTGCCTCGGCGAGGGCCTGTCGAACGCGGAGGTCGCCGTACGTCTGGACATGGCGGAGGCGACGGTGAAGACGCACGTCAGCAGGCTTCTGGGCAAGCTCGGGCTGCGCAGCCGGGTGCAGGCGGCCGTGCTGGCCCGGGAGTTGGGACTCTGA
- a CDS encoding F0F1 ATP synthase subunit epsilon — MAAELHVELVAADRSVWSGEATMVIARTTSGDIGVMPGHQPLLGVLESGPVTIRTSEGGTVVAAVHGGFLSFADNKLSLLAEIAELADEIDTQRAERALERAKSESDAAAERRAEVRLRAATAG; from the coding sequence TTGGCCGCTGAGCTGCACGTCGAGCTGGTCGCCGCGGACCGGAGTGTCTGGTCCGGCGAGGCCACCATGGTCATCGCGCGCACCACCTCCGGCGACATCGGCGTCATGCCCGGCCACCAGCCGCTGCTCGGTGTGCTGGAGTCGGGCCCGGTGACCATCCGTACGAGCGAGGGGGGCACGGTCGTCGCCGCTGTGCACGGCGGTTTCCTCTCGTTCGCGGACAACAAGCTGTCGCTGCTCGCGGAGATCGCCGAGCTTGCGGACGAGATCGACACCCAGCGCGCCGAGCGTGCGCTGGAGCGTGCGAAGTCGGAGTCGGACGCCGCCGCCGAGCGGCGCGCCGAGGTCCGGCTCCGCGCGGCGACGGCGGGCTAG